In Pithys albifrons albifrons isolate INPA30051 chromosome 8, PitAlb_v1, whole genome shotgun sequence, a single window of DNA contains:
- the ALS2 gene encoding alsin isoform X2: protein MDSQERSSEEAEGAKERGLVYVWKAGSCSVTPERLPGLSGKTVLQAALGIHHGLLLTEGGEVYSFGKLPWRPGLEESCVNSPILENTLLGHHVITVAAGSFHSGAVTDGGVVYMWGNNSAGQCAVANQPCVPEPQLVSICDSETSPLISVRILQLACGEEHTLALSLSREIWAWGTGCQLGLITTTFPVTKPQKVEHLSGRVVLQIACGAYHSLALVQCLPVQEMKPIPERCNHCSQPLITMTDKEDHVIISDSHCCPLGVALSDNAPENHVFCPSSETLEGKSVIGAQSDNCQKPLVEEHRLVGLESGGPSVLSSNDGQESSEVSSPGNILFPDKKEVKEYLIGLSDHSLSESLDKNICTEPEQPSQEEQLSACIPGPPGPGTSTLNSLVASCASAVGVRVAATYEAGALSLKKVMNFYGTSASEAGSQSGSRSPGPEALKDSREEQVRLESMQGKKSSSLVDIREEESEGGSRRLSLPGLLSQVSPRLLRKVGRAKMRTVALTPTYSGEADALLPSLRTEVWSWGKGKEGQLGHGDVLPRLQPLCVKSLDGKEVIHLSAGGHHSLALTAKSQVFSWGSNVSGQLGHLNSPTTVPRLTKMCGDGVWSTAAGLDYSLFLADEKDFQPGLYYSGQETIENNLNENSCTKNPVLLLACSKIGYISNVIAGGGNCLVLVDKNVMGYIASLHELASTERRFYFKLSEIKSQVLRPLLGLDNLGNANTIQLLQEMASRFSKLCYLIGQHGASLSSFLHGVKEARSLAILKHSSLFLDSYTEYCTSVTNFLVMGGFMLLTKPAIDFLSKNQELLQKLSEKTEENLQILEVLNALFFMPFGRLHNYARTLLKLATCFEVASPEYQKLQDSSSCYESLAVHLSRKIKEAEYTLGFWKTFPGKMTDSLRKPERRLICESSNRGLSLQHAGRFSVNWFILFNDALVHAQFSTHHIFPLSTLWVEALSEETGNVNGLKITTPEEQFVLVSSTPQEKNKWLRAISQAVDQALKGTSDVILYGAGGNVPRQEPPISRSAKYTFYKDPRFKDAVYDGRWLSGKPHGRGILKWADGRMYSGTFRAGLEDGYGEYRVPNKALNKDDHYVGYWKEGKMCGHGVYSYATGEVYEGCFQDNMRHGHGLLRSGKLTSSSPSMFIGQWIMDKKSGYGVFDDITRGEKYMGMWQDDLCQGNGVVVTQFGLYYEGAFSTNKMMGTGILLSEDDTVYEGEFSDNWTLSGKGTLTLPNGDYIEGLFSGEWGSGIKITGTYFKPSLYENEKDKPKALRKLGILAVSPDEKWKAVFEECWNQLGCESPGQGDRWKAWDNIAVALTTNRRQHKDSTELLTRSHTQTLESLEFIPQHIGAFTLEKYENIKKYLIKACDTPLHPLGKLVETLVAVYRMTYVGVGANRRLLQEAVREIKSYLKRIFQLVRFLFPDLPEEGSTIPFLEPETKGRRSFCSGKSDSRSESPEPGYVVTSFGLLLPVLLPRLYPPLFMLYALDNEREEDIYWECVLRLNKQTDMALLSFLGVQAKFWPGTVSIFGESRKVSSNTKDACFASAVECLQQISTTFTPADKLKVIQQTFEEISQSVLETLQEDFLWSMDDLFPVFLYVVLRARIRNLGSEVHLIEDLMDPYLQHGEQGIMFTTLKACYYQIQHEKLT, encoded by the exons ATGGACTCACAGGAAAGAAG CTCAGAAGAGGCAGAAGGAGCCAAAGAGAGAGGCCTGGTCTATGTCTGGAAGGCTGGTTCCTGCTCTGTAACTCCAGAAAGGCTTCCAGGCCTCAGTGGCAAGACTGTATTACAGGCAGCCCTTGGAATACATCATGGGTTACTTTTAACAGAAG gTGGAGAGGTCTACAGTTTTGGAAAACTGCCCTGGAGACCAGGACTGGAGGAGTCGTGTGTTAACAGTCCTATCTTAGAAAACACTTTGCTTGGCCATCATGTTATTACAGTGGCAGCTGGCAGCTTCCACAGCGGTGCCGTGACAGACGGCGGTGTGGTGTACATGTGGGGCAACAATTCTGCTGGCCAGTGTGCAGTTGCTAACCAGCCGTGTGTGCCAGAGCCACAGCTCGTCAGTATTTGTGACTCTGAAACAAGCCCTCTGATATCAGTGAGGATTTTGCAGCTGGCATGTGGGGAGGAACACACACTGGCACTATCTCTGAGCAGGGAGATATGGGCCTGGGGGACGGGCTGCCAGCTCGGTCTCATAACAACAACTTTCCCAGTGACAAAGCCACAGAAGGTGGAGCACCTGTCAGGACGTGTGGTGCTCCAGATTGCTTGTGGAGCCTaccacagcctggctctggtaCAGTGTCTCCCTGTGCAGGAAATGAAGCCTATCCCAGAGAGATGCAATCACTGCAGTCAGCCTCTTATTACCATGACAGACAAGGAAGATCATGTGATCATTTCAGATAGTCACTGCTGCCCACTGGGTGTGGCACTGTCTGATAACGCACCAGAAAACCACGTCTTCTGTCCCTCATCAGAGACCCTGGAAGGAAAAAGTGTAATAGGTGCCCAAAGTGACAACTGTCAGAAACCACTTGTGGAAGAACACAGGCTTGTTGGTTTAGAATCTGGTGGGCCAAGTGTGCTTTCCAGCAATGATGGACAGGAAAGTAGTGAAGTTTCTAGTCCTGGAAATATTCTGTTCCCAGacaaaaaagaagtgaaagagTACTTGATCGGTTTGTCAGATCACTCATTAAGTGAGAGCCTGGATAAAAACATCTGTACAGAACCTGAACAG CCTTCTCAAGAAGAACAACTCAGTGCTTGTATCCCTGGCCCTCCAGGTCCTGGCACATCTACCCTGAACAGCCTGGTGGCCTCTTGTGCCTCAGCAGTGGGTGTGAGAGTGGCTGCCACATACGAGGCCGGAGCGTTGTCTCTGAAGAAAGTCATGAACTTCTATGGCACATCTGCAAGTGAAGCAGGATCTCAGTCAGGCAGCCGGTCCCCAGGGCCTGAGGCTCTCAAAGACAGTCGAGAGGAGCAGGTCAGACTGGAATCTATGCAGGGAAAGAAGAGTTCCAGTTTAGTAGATATTAGAGAAGAGGAATCTGAAGGAGGGAGTCGAAGGCTTTCTCTGCCTGGGTTGTTGTCACAAG TTTCTCCAAGGCTCTTACGGAAGGTGGGGCGGGCAAAAATGAGAACTGTGGCTCTGACTCCAACCTACAGTGGTGAGGCTGATGCTCTTTTGCCCTCTCTGAGAACAGAGGTGTGGAgctggggaaagggaaaggaaggacagCTAGGGCATGGTGATGTTCTGCCAAG ACTTCAGCCACTGTGTGTGAAAAGCCTTGATGGCAAAGAAGTGATTCACCTCTCTGCTGGTGGCCATCATTCCTTAGCACTCACTGCCAAATCCCAG GTGTTTTCATGGGGCAGTAACGTCTCTGGCCAGCTCGGTCACTTGAACTCCCCAACAACAGTCCCTCGTCTCACAAAG ATGTGTGGTGATGGTGTTTGGAGTACAGCAGCAGGACTAGATTATTCCCTTTTCCTAGCAGATGAGAAGGACTTCCAACCTGGATTATATTACAGTGGCCAGGAGacaatagaaaataatttgaatgaAAATAGCTGTACTAAGAATCCAGTTTTGTTACTAGCCTGTAGCAAG ATAGGGTACATAAGCAATGTGATAGCTGGTGGTGGCAACTGTTTGGTCTTAGTAGACAAAAACGTAATGGGATATATTGCCAGTTTGCATGAGTTGGCTTCTACTGAGAGAAGGTTTTATTTCAAACTGAGTGAGATCAAATCTCAGGTTCTTAGACCTCTTTTAGGTTTAG ATAATTTGGGCAATGCAAATACAATCCAGTTGTTGCAGGAAATGGCAAGCAGGTTCAGCAAGCTGTGCTATCTCATTGGTCAACATGGAGCTTCTTTAAGTAGCTTTCTTCATGGAGTAAAAGAAGCCAGGAGCTTGGCCATCCTGAAGCATTCCAGTCTCTTTTTGGATAGTTACACTGA GTATTGTACTTCAGTAACAAACTTTCTCGTAATGGGAGGATTTATGCTCCTTACAAAGCCAGCAAT AGACTTCTTGAGTAAAAACCAGGAGCTGTTACAGAAACTGTCTGAGAAGACTGAGGAAAACCTGCAGATACTGGAAGTTCTGAATGCTCTGTTTTTCATGCCATTTGGACGACTTCATAATTATGCCAGAACTTTGCTAAAGCTTGCCACATGTTTTGAAGTG GCATCTCCAGAATACCAGAAGCTGCAGGATTCTAGTTCATGTTACGAGAGCCTTGCTGTCCAtctaagcagaaaaataaaagaggcgGAATACACACTTGGCTTCTGGAAGACCTTTCCTGGGAAAATGACG GATTCCTTGCGGAAGCCAGAGCGTCGTTTAATCTGTGAAAGCAGCAATCGGGGTTTGTCCCTACAGCATGCTGGAAGGTTCTCTGTGAACTGGTTTATCCTCTTCAATGATGCTCTGGTACATGCTCAG TTCTCAACGCACCATATTTTTCCCTTGTCCACTCTGTGGGTAGAAGCTCTTTCAGAAGAAACTGGTAATGT GAACGGGTTGAAGATTACAACACCAGAAGAACAGTTTGTTCTTGTTTCTTCAACACCACAGGAAAAG AACAAGTGGCTGAGGGCAATAAGCCAAGCAGTGGATCAGGCCCTTAAAGGGACTTCTGACGTAATTCTGTATGGAGCTGGTGGGAATGTGCCAAGACAGGAGCCTCCTATTTCTCGCAGTGCCAAGTACACCTTCTATAAGGACCCTCGATTTAAGGATGCTGTTTACGATGGGAGGTGGCTTTCAGGAAAACCCCATGGCAG AGGGATCCTAAAGTGGGCAGATGGAAGAATGTACTCGGGGACTTTCCGGGCTGGACTGGAGGATGG gTATGGTGAATACAGAGTCCCCAACAAAGCCCTGAATAAGGATGACCATTACGTGGGGTACTGGAAGGAAGGCAAAATGTGTGGGCACGGAGTCTACAG CTATGCTACTGGTGAGGTGTATGAGGGGTGTTTCCAGGATAACATGCGACATGGGCATGGGCTGCTGCGCAGTGGGAAGCTGACCTCTTCCTCTCCCAGTATGTTCATTGGACAGTGGATAATGGATAAGAAGAGTGGTTATGGGGTTTTTGATGATATCACGAG aggTGAAAAGTACATGGGAATGTGGCAAGATGATCTCTGCCAAGGCAATGGTGTGGTGGTTACTCAGTTTGGACTGTATTACGAGGGAGCCTTCAGCACCAACAAAATGATG GGGACTGGAATTCTGCTTTCTGAGGATGATACAGTTTATGAGGGGGAATTTTCAGATAACTGGACTCTGAGTGGAAAG GGAACACTGACTTTGCCAAACGGAGATTATATTGAAGGTCTCTTCAGTGGAGAGTGGGGATCTGGGATAAAAATCACAGGAACCTACTTCAAACCTAGTTTGTATGAGAATGAGAAGGACAAACCTAAAGCACT GCGGAAACTTGGGATCCTGGCAGTGTCCCCTGATGAGAAATGGAAGGCAGTGTTTGAAGAGTGCTGGAACCAGCTTGGTTGTGAGAGCCCTGGCCAGGGGGACAGGTGGAAGGCTTGGGACAACATTGCGGTGGCTCTGACCACCAACCGACGGCAGCACAAGGACAG CACAGAATTATTGACCCGCTCACATACTCAGACACTGGAAAGTTTGGAGTTCATTCCACAACACATTGGTGCCTTCACCctggaaaaatatgaaaatataaaaaaatatttgataaag GCTTGTGATACTCCTCTCCATCCTTTGGGCAAGCTGGTGGAAACACTGGTAGCTGTCTACAGAATGACCTATGTTGGAGTAGGAGCTAATCGACGGTTACTGCAGGAGGCTGTGAGAGAGATCAAGTCCTACCTCAAACGCATCTTCCAGCTCGTTAG GTTCTTGTTTCCTGACCTCCCCGAAGAGGGCAGCACAATTCCATTTCTGGAACCGGAGACAAAAGGAAGGCGATCATTTTGCAGTGGGAAATCTGATTCCAGATCAGAATCTCCTGAGCCAGG CTATGTGGTAACCAGTTTTGGCTTGCTGCTCCCAGTGTTACTGCCACGCCTCTACCCTCCCCTGTTTATGTTGTATGCCTTAGACAACGAGCGTGAGGAGGATATTTACTGGGAATGTGTCTTACGgctaaacaaacaaactgacATGGCTCTCCTCAGTTTCCTTGGAGTGCAAGC GAAATTTTGGCCAGGAACTGTATCCATCTTTGGAGAAAGTAGAAAG
- the ALS2 gene encoding alsin isoform X1, whose translation MDSQERSSEEAEGAKERGLVYVWKAGSCSVTPERLPGLSGKTVLQAALGIHHGLLLTEGGEVYSFGKLPWRPGLEESCVNSPILENTLLGHHVITVAAGSFHSGAVTDGGVVYMWGNNSAGQCAVANQPCVPEPQLVSICDSETSPLISVRILQLACGEEHTLALSLSREIWAWGTGCQLGLITTTFPVTKPQKVEHLSGRVVLQIACGAYHSLALVQCLPVQEMKPIPERCNHCSQPLITMTDKEDHVIISDSHCCPLGVALSDNAPENHVFCPSSETLEGKSVIGAQSDNCQKPLVEEHRLVGLESGGPSVLSSNDGQESSEVSSPGNILFPDKKEVKEYLIGLSDHSLSESLDKNICTEPEQPSQEEQLSACIPGPPGPGTSTLNSLVASCASAVGVRVAATYEAGALSLKKVMNFYGTSASEAGSQSGSRSPGPEALKDSREEQVRLESMQGKKSSSLVDIREEESEGGSRRLSLPGLLSQVSPRLLRKVGRAKMRTVALTPTYSGEADALLPSLRTEVWSWGKGKEGQLGHGDVLPRLQPLCVKSLDGKEVIHLSAGGHHSLALTAKSQVFSWGSNVSGQLGHLNSPTTVPRLTKMCGDGVWSTAAGLDYSLFLADEKDFQPGLYYSGQETIENNLNENSCTKNPVLLLACSKIGYISNVIAGGGNCLVLVDKNVMGYIASLHELASTERRFYFKLSEIKSQVLRPLLGLDNLGNANTIQLLQEMASRFSKLCYLIGQHGASLSSFLHGVKEARSLAILKHSSLFLDSYTEYCTSVTNFLVMGGFMLLTKPAIDFLSKNQELLQKLSEKTEENLQILEVLNALFFMPFGRLHNYARTLLKLATCFEVASPEYQKLQDSSSCYESLAVHLSRKIKEAEYTLGFWKTFPGKMTDSLRKPERRLICESSNRGLSLQHAGRFSVNWFILFNDALVHAQFSTHHIFPLSTLWVEALSEETGNVNGLKITTPEEQFVLVSSTPQEKNKWLRAISQAVDQALKGTSDVILYGAGGNVPRQEPPISRSAKYTFYKDPRFKDAVYDGRWLSGKPHGRGILKWADGRMYSGTFRAGLEDGYGEYRVPNKALNKDDHYVGYWKEGKMCGHGVYSYATGEVYEGCFQDNMRHGHGLLRSGKLTSSSPSMFIGQWIMDKKSGYGVFDDITRGEKYMGMWQDDLCQGNGVVVTQFGLYYEGAFSTNKMMGTGILLSEDDTVYEGEFSDNWTLSGKGTLTLPNGDYIEGLFSGEWGSGIKITGTYFKPSLYENEKDKPKALPTGHFIRRKLGILAVSPDEKWKAVFEECWNQLGCESPGQGDRWKAWDNIAVALTTNRRQHKDSTELLTRSHTQTLESLEFIPQHIGAFTLEKYENIKKYLIKACDTPLHPLGKLVETLVAVYRMTYVGVGANRRLLQEAVREIKSYLKRIFQLVRFLFPDLPEEGSTIPFLEPETKGRRSFCSGKSDSRSESPEPGYVVTSFGLLLPVLLPRLYPPLFMLYALDNEREEDIYWECVLRLNKQTDMALLSFLGVQAKFWPGTVSIFGESRKVSSNTKDACFASAVECLQQISTTFTPADKLKVIQQTFEEISQSVLETLQEDFLWSMDDLFPVFLYVVLRARIRNLGSEVHLIEDLMDPYLQHGEQGIMFTTLKACYYQIQHEKLT comes from the exons ATGGACTCACAGGAAAGAAG CTCAGAAGAGGCAGAAGGAGCCAAAGAGAGAGGCCTGGTCTATGTCTGGAAGGCTGGTTCCTGCTCTGTAACTCCAGAAAGGCTTCCAGGCCTCAGTGGCAAGACTGTATTACAGGCAGCCCTTGGAATACATCATGGGTTACTTTTAACAGAAG gTGGAGAGGTCTACAGTTTTGGAAAACTGCCCTGGAGACCAGGACTGGAGGAGTCGTGTGTTAACAGTCCTATCTTAGAAAACACTTTGCTTGGCCATCATGTTATTACAGTGGCAGCTGGCAGCTTCCACAGCGGTGCCGTGACAGACGGCGGTGTGGTGTACATGTGGGGCAACAATTCTGCTGGCCAGTGTGCAGTTGCTAACCAGCCGTGTGTGCCAGAGCCACAGCTCGTCAGTATTTGTGACTCTGAAACAAGCCCTCTGATATCAGTGAGGATTTTGCAGCTGGCATGTGGGGAGGAACACACACTGGCACTATCTCTGAGCAGGGAGATATGGGCCTGGGGGACGGGCTGCCAGCTCGGTCTCATAACAACAACTTTCCCAGTGACAAAGCCACAGAAGGTGGAGCACCTGTCAGGACGTGTGGTGCTCCAGATTGCTTGTGGAGCCTaccacagcctggctctggtaCAGTGTCTCCCTGTGCAGGAAATGAAGCCTATCCCAGAGAGATGCAATCACTGCAGTCAGCCTCTTATTACCATGACAGACAAGGAAGATCATGTGATCATTTCAGATAGTCACTGCTGCCCACTGGGTGTGGCACTGTCTGATAACGCACCAGAAAACCACGTCTTCTGTCCCTCATCAGAGACCCTGGAAGGAAAAAGTGTAATAGGTGCCCAAAGTGACAACTGTCAGAAACCACTTGTGGAAGAACACAGGCTTGTTGGTTTAGAATCTGGTGGGCCAAGTGTGCTTTCCAGCAATGATGGACAGGAAAGTAGTGAAGTTTCTAGTCCTGGAAATATTCTGTTCCCAGacaaaaaagaagtgaaagagTACTTGATCGGTTTGTCAGATCACTCATTAAGTGAGAGCCTGGATAAAAACATCTGTACAGAACCTGAACAG CCTTCTCAAGAAGAACAACTCAGTGCTTGTATCCCTGGCCCTCCAGGTCCTGGCACATCTACCCTGAACAGCCTGGTGGCCTCTTGTGCCTCAGCAGTGGGTGTGAGAGTGGCTGCCACATACGAGGCCGGAGCGTTGTCTCTGAAGAAAGTCATGAACTTCTATGGCACATCTGCAAGTGAAGCAGGATCTCAGTCAGGCAGCCGGTCCCCAGGGCCTGAGGCTCTCAAAGACAGTCGAGAGGAGCAGGTCAGACTGGAATCTATGCAGGGAAAGAAGAGTTCCAGTTTAGTAGATATTAGAGAAGAGGAATCTGAAGGAGGGAGTCGAAGGCTTTCTCTGCCTGGGTTGTTGTCACAAG TTTCTCCAAGGCTCTTACGGAAGGTGGGGCGGGCAAAAATGAGAACTGTGGCTCTGACTCCAACCTACAGTGGTGAGGCTGATGCTCTTTTGCCCTCTCTGAGAACAGAGGTGTGGAgctggggaaagggaaaggaaggacagCTAGGGCATGGTGATGTTCTGCCAAG ACTTCAGCCACTGTGTGTGAAAAGCCTTGATGGCAAAGAAGTGATTCACCTCTCTGCTGGTGGCCATCATTCCTTAGCACTCACTGCCAAATCCCAG GTGTTTTCATGGGGCAGTAACGTCTCTGGCCAGCTCGGTCACTTGAACTCCCCAACAACAGTCCCTCGTCTCACAAAG ATGTGTGGTGATGGTGTTTGGAGTACAGCAGCAGGACTAGATTATTCCCTTTTCCTAGCAGATGAGAAGGACTTCCAACCTGGATTATATTACAGTGGCCAGGAGacaatagaaaataatttgaatgaAAATAGCTGTACTAAGAATCCAGTTTTGTTACTAGCCTGTAGCAAG ATAGGGTACATAAGCAATGTGATAGCTGGTGGTGGCAACTGTTTGGTCTTAGTAGACAAAAACGTAATGGGATATATTGCCAGTTTGCATGAGTTGGCTTCTACTGAGAGAAGGTTTTATTTCAAACTGAGTGAGATCAAATCTCAGGTTCTTAGACCTCTTTTAGGTTTAG ATAATTTGGGCAATGCAAATACAATCCAGTTGTTGCAGGAAATGGCAAGCAGGTTCAGCAAGCTGTGCTATCTCATTGGTCAACATGGAGCTTCTTTAAGTAGCTTTCTTCATGGAGTAAAAGAAGCCAGGAGCTTGGCCATCCTGAAGCATTCCAGTCTCTTTTTGGATAGTTACACTGA GTATTGTACTTCAGTAACAAACTTTCTCGTAATGGGAGGATTTATGCTCCTTACAAAGCCAGCAAT AGACTTCTTGAGTAAAAACCAGGAGCTGTTACAGAAACTGTCTGAGAAGACTGAGGAAAACCTGCAGATACTGGAAGTTCTGAATGCTCTGTTTTTCATGCCATTTGGACGACTTCATAATTATGCCAGAACTTTGCTAAAGCTTGCCACATGTTTTGAAGTG GCATCTCCAGAATACCAGAAGCTGCAGGATTCTAGTTCATGTTACGAGAGCCTTGCTGTCCAtctaagcagaaaaataaaagaggcgGAATACACACTTGGCTTCTGGAAGACCTTTCCTGGGAAAATGACG GATTCCTTGCGGAAGCCAGAGCGTCGTTTAATCTGTGAAAGCAGCAATCGGGGTTTGTCCCTACAGCATGCTGGAAGGTTCTCTGTGAACTGGTTTATCCTCTTCAATGATGCTCTGGTACATGCTCAG TTCTCAACGCACCATATTTTTCCCTTGTCCACTCTGTGGGTAGAAGCTCTTTCAGAAGAAACTGGTAATGT GAACGGGTTGAAGATTACAACACCAGAAGAACAGTTTGTTCTTGTTTCTTCAACACCACAGGAAAAG AACAAGTGGCTGAGGGCAATAAGCCAAGCAGTGGATCAGGCCCTTAAAGGGACTTCTGACGTAATTCTGTATGGAGCTGGTGGGAATGTGCCAAGACAGGAGCCTCCTATTTCTCGCAGTGCCAAGTACACCTTCTATAAGGACCCTCGATTTAAGGATGCTGTTTACGATGGGAGGTGGCTTTCAGGAAAACCCCATGGCAG AGGGATCCTAAAGTGGGCAGATGGAAGAATGTACTCGGGGACTTTCCGGGCTGGACTGGAGGATGG gTATGGTGAATACAGAGTCCCCAACAAAGCCCTGAATAAGGATGACCATTACGTGGGGTACTGGAAGGAAGGCAAAATGTGTGGGCACGGAGTCTACAG CTATGCTACTGGTGAGGTGTATGAGGGGTGTTTCCAGGATAACATGCGACATGGGCATGGGCTGCTGCGCAGTGGGAAGCTGACCTCTTCCTCTCCCAGTATGTTCATTGGACAGTGGATAATGGATAAGAAGAGTGGTTATGGGGTTTTTGATGATATCACGAG aggTGAAAAGTACATGGGAATGTGGCAAGATGATCTCTGCCAAGGCAATGGTGTGGTGGTTACTCAGTTTGGACTGTATTACGAGGGAGCCTTCAGCACCAACAAAATGATG GGGACTGGAATTCTGCTTTCTGAGGATGATACAGTTTATGAGGGGGAATTTTCAGATAACTGGACTCTGAGTGGAAAG GGAACACTGACTTTGCCAAACGGAGATTATATTGAAGGTCTCTTCAGTGGAGAGTGGGGATCTGGGATAAAAATCACAGGAACCTACTTCAAACCTAGTTTGTATGAGAATGAGAAGGACAAACCTAAAGCACT ACCAACTGGTCATTTCATTAGGCGGAAACTTGGGATCCTGGCAGTGTCCCCTGATGAGAAATGGAAGGCAGTGTTTGAAGAGTGCTGGAACCAGCTTGGTTGTGAGAGCCCTGGCCAGGGGGACAGGTGGAAGGCTTGGGACAACATTGCGGTGGCTCTGACCACCAACCGACGGCAGCACAAGGACAG CACAGAATTATTGACCCGCTCACATACTCAGACACTGGAAAGTTTGGAGTTCATTCCACAACACATTGGTGCCTTCACCctggaaaaatatgaaaatataaaaaaatatttgataaag GCTTGTGATACTCCTCTCCATCCTTTGGGCAAGCTGGTGGAAACACTGGTAGCTGTCTACAGAATGACCTATGTTGGAGTAGGAGCTAATCGACGGTTACTGCAGGAGGCTGTGAGAGAGATCAAGTCCTACCTCAAACGCATCTTCCAGCTCGTTAG GTTCTTGTTTCCTGACCTCCCCGAAGAGGGCAGCACAATTCCATTTCTGGAACCGGAGACAAAAGGAAGGCGATCATTTTGCAGTGGGAAATCTGATTCCAGATCAGAATCTCCTGAGCCAGG CTATGTGGTAACCAGTTTTGGCTTGCTGCTCCCAGTGTTACTGCCACGCCTCTACCCTCCCCTGTTTATGTTGTATGCCTTAGACAACGAGCGTGAGGAGGATATTTACTGGGAATGTGTCTTACGgctaaacaaacaaactgacATGGCTCTCCTCAGTTTCCTTGGAGTGCAAGC GAAATTTTGGCCAGGAACTGTATCCATCTTTGGAGAAAGTAGAAAG